A portion of the Novosphingobium sp. KA1 genome contains these proteins:
- the efp gene encoding elongation factor P encodes MKISGVDIRPGNILEYEKGIWKVAKTQHTQPGKGGAFMQVEMKNLIDGRKTNVRFRSADTVERVRLDTKDFQFLYAEGEDLVFMDIETYEQIMLPADLLGDAAAFLQDGMQVLLEMWEERPISVQLPEQVEATIVEADAVVKGQTASSSYKPAVLDNGVRVMVPPHIESGTRIIVDVYEKTYVKKAD; translated from the coding sequence ATGAAGATCAGCGGCGTCGACATTCGTCCCGGCAATATTCTCGAATACGAAAAGGGTATCTGGAAAGTCGCCAAGACGCAGCACACCCAGCCTGGCAAGGGTGGCGCCTTCATGCAGGTCGAGATGAAGAACCTCATCGACGGCCGCAAGACCAACGTGCGCTTCCGCAGCGCCGACACCGTCGAGCGCGTCCGTCTCGACACCAAGGACTTCCAGTTCCTCTACGCCGAGGGCGAAGACCTGGTGTTCATGGACATCGAGACCTACGAACAGATCATGCTCCCGGCCGACCTTCTGGGCGATGCCGCGGCCTTCCTTCAGGACGGCATGCAGGTTCTGCTCGAAATGTGGGAAGAGCGCCCGATCTCGGTGCAGCTGCCCGAACAGGTCGAAGCCACCATCGTCGAAGCCGATGCCGTGGTGAAGGGCCAGACCGCCTCGTCCAGCTACAAGCCTGCCGTGCTCGACAACGGCGTGCGCGTGATGGTGCCGCCGCACATCGAAAGCGGCACGCGCATCATCGTCGACGTGTACGAGAAGACCTACGTGAAGAAGGCCGACTGA
- a CDS encoding inositol monophosphatase family protein: MMAISGLMRVMEKAARKAGNRLRRDFGEIEHLQVSRKGPADFVSKADQASERTIWDELRAARPDWGFLFEEAGEIEGDPDKPRFIVDPLDGTTNFLHGIPHFAISIAVQEPRLDGKGWGEVTAGLIYNPVTDESYWAEKSRGAWLHDKRLRVSSRRHMDESVIATGIPFAGHGDAGKWTKIYHALAPQVAGIRRFGSAALDLAWVAAGRYEGFWEADLKPWDTAAGCLLVREAGGFVSDWKGRSQVICDTEILAGNDVLHSRLHKLLVTALK, translated from the coding sequence ATTATGGCCATCTCCGGTCTCATGCGCGTGATGGAAAAGGCGGCTCGCAAGGCGGGCAACCGCCTCCGCCGCGACTTCGGCGAAATCGAGCACCTGCAGGTCTCGCGCAAGGGACCGGCGGACTTCGTCTCGAAGGCCGACCAGGCTTCCGAACGCACGATCTGGGACGAACTGCGCGCCGCGCGTCCCGATTGGGGCTTCCTGTTCGAGGAAGCCGGCGAGATCGAGGGCGATCCCGACAAGCCGCGTTTCATCGTCGACCCGCTCGACGGCACGACCAACTTCCTGCACGGCATTCCGCACTTCGCGATCTCGATCGCGGTGCAGGAGCCGCGTCTCGACGGCAAGGGCTGGGGCGAAGTCACCGCCGGCCTCATCTACAACCCGGTCACCGACGAATCGTACTGGGCCGAAAAGTCGCGCGGCGCCTGGCTGCACGACAAGCGCCTGCGCGTTTCCTCGCGTCGTCACATGGACGAGAGCGTGATCGCCACCGGCATTCCCTTCGCCGGTCATGGCGACGCGGGCAAGTGGACCAAGATCTACCACGCGCTGGCGCCGCAGGTTGCGGGCATCCGCCGGTTCGGTTCGGCGGCGCTTGACCTCGCGTGGGTTGCGGCCGGTCGTTACGAAGGTTTCTGGGAAGCCGACCTCAAGCCCTGGGATACGGCCGCGGGCTGCCTCCTCGTGCGTGAGGCAGGTGGTTTCGTGTCGGACTGGAAGGGCCGTTCGCAGGTGATCTGCGATACCGAAATCCTTGCCGGCAACGATGTTCTCCACTCCCGTCTGCACAAGTTGCTGGTAACTGCACTCAAGTGA
- a CDS encoding amidohydrolase, producing MKTLLHSAAALSVCALFPASAQAASTAPDVATAIARDLPGLMTTYRDLHSHPELSNQEVRSAAVLAKAAREAGFTVTEKVGGTGVVAVLRNGEGPTVLIRADMDGLPVIEQTGVPFASVQRGTSTAGVESGIMHACGHDTHMTAWIETARLMAARKSQWSGTLVMVGQPAEETGEGALAMLKDGLYSRFPKPDYTLAFHDSADLPAGQVGAAVGWALANVDSVDIDVKGIGGHGAYPQATKDPIVLASAIVMKLQTLASRETNPLDPVVVTVGSFHAGAKHNVISDDAKLQLTVRSYSDETRNRLLDGIRRIARGEAIASGLPDPLMPVVTVKEPHTRATWNSPEFTQTVVADLKAQMGEANVVVTPSVMGGEDFGEFRRADEDHIQSVIFWVGGVDPAKLAAAKSGGAPLPSLHSPFWAPVADKVIASGSEAITLTALRLMPRR from the coding sequence ATGAAAACCCTGCTCCATTCCGCCGCTGCGCTGTCCGTCTGCGCCCTGTTCCCCGCTTCAGCGCAGGCTGCCTCGACGGCGCCGGACGTGGCGACGGCGATCGCGCGGGATCTGCCCGGGTTGATGACGACCTACCGCGACCTTCATTCGCACCCTGAATTGAGCAATCAGGAAGTGCGCAGCGCGGCCGTCCTCGCCAAGGCGGCGCGCGAGGCCGGTTTCACGGTTACAGAGAAAGTGGGCGGCACGGGCGTCGTCGCGGTGCTCAGGAACGGAGAGGGGCCGACCGTCCTGATCCGGGCGGACATGGATGGGCTGCCGGTGATCGAGCAGACGGGGGTGCCGTTTGCCTCGGTCCAGCGCGGAACGTCGACCGCGGGTGTCGAAAGCGGCATCATGCACGCTTGCGGGCACGACACCCACATGACCGCGTGGATCGAGACGGCGCGGCTGATGGCCGCGCGCAAGTCGCAGTGGTCGGGCACCCTGGTCATGGTCGGGCAACCGGCCGAGGAAACCGGGGAGGGTGCCTTGGCGATGCTCAAGGACGGGCTCTACAGCCGTTTCCCCAAGCCGGACTACACGCTGGCGTTTCACGATTCGGCGGATCTTCCGGCCGGGCAGGTGGGGGCTGCGGTGGGCTGGGCGCTGGCCAACGTGGACAGTGTCGACATCGACGTGAAGGGCATCGGCGGCCACGGTGCCTATCCGCAGGCGACCAAGGATCCCATCGTCCTGGCCAGTGCGATCGTCATGAAGTTGCAGACGCTCGCCAGCCGCGAGACCAACCCGCTCGATCCGGTGGTGGTCACGGTCGGCTCGTTCCATGCGGGTGCCAAGCACAACGTGATTTCCGACGATGCCAAGCTGCAGCTGACGGTGCGCAGCTACTCCGACGAGACGCGCAACCGCCTGCTCGACGGCATCCGCCGCATCGCGCGCGGCGAGGCGATCGCCTCGGGCCTGCCGGATCCGCTGATGCCGGTCGTCACCGTCAAGGAGCCGCATACCCGGGCGACCTGGAATTCGCCGGAATTCACGCAGACCGTCGTTGCCGATCTCAAGGCGCAGATGGGCGAGGCCAATGTCGTCGTCACCCCGTCCGTCATGGGCGGCGAGGACTTCGGCGAGTTCCGCCGCGCGGACGAGGACCACATCCAGTCGGTCATCTTCTGGGTCGGCGGGGTCGACCCCGCCAAGCTGGCGGCGGCGAAGTCGGGCGGCGCGCCCTTGCCATCGCTGCACAGCCCGTTCTGGGCACCGGTGGCGGACAAGGTCATCGCCTCGGGCAGCGAGGCGATCACGCTCACGGCGCTGCGGCTGATGCCGCGCCGATGA
- a CDS encoding TIGR03013 family XrtA/PEP-CTERM system glycosyltransferase, with the protein MIRLFKHYIPHAVVLLCFVDLILLMLANEVSWRLRAEQIGMDPGDVVQRFGVHAAFAGVIVMAMVAVGVYGADALRSMRFAAARLLVAVSLGIIALSFVDFLFAGQHFWRSTLAYSMAFAIFLLIANRLLLSGLLGTSAFRRRVLVLGAGDRAQRLYQLAERPESGFAIVGYIAMSEAPPVVEEAIARSAIHDLTRFVGNLGVSEVVLALEERRNALPLKDLLRIKTTGVHVNEFSSFLERETGRVDLDTVNPSWLIFSDGFSSGRMFSSAAKRVFDVCASALLLALTGPVILLFALIVKIDSRGPAFYRQPRVGLFGEPFDVIKLRSMRTDAEANGAQWAEKDDPRVTRVGRFIRKVRIDELPQAWSVLKGEMSFVGPRPERPQFVADLEGQLRYYAERHMVKPGITGWAQINYPYGASIEDSRHKLEYDLYYAKNYTPFLDFLIILQTLRVVLWSEGAR; encoded by the coding sequence ATGATTCGTCTTTTCAAACACTATATCCCTCACGCCGTCGTGCTGCTGTGCTTCGTCGACCTCATTCTGCTGATGCTTGCCAACGAAGTGTCCTGGCGGCTGCGGGCCGAGCAGATCGGCATGGATCCGGGCGATGTCGTGCAGCGTTTCGGGGTTCACGCTGCCTTTGCCGGGGTGATTGTCATGGCGATGGTGGCGGTCGGCGTCTACGGCGCGGATGCGCTGCGATCGATGCGGTTTGCCGCGGCGCGGCTGCTGGTGGCGGTATCGCTGGGCATCATCGCGCTTTCGTTTGTCGATTTCCTGTTCGCCGGGCAGCATTTCTGGCGCTCGACGCTGGCCTATTCGATGGCCTTCGCGATCTTCCTGCTGATCGCCAACCGCCTGCTGCTGAGCGGCCTGCTCGGCACTTCGGCGTTCCGCCGCCGGGTCCTGGTGCTGGGCGCCGGGGACCGCGCGCAGCGCCTCTATCAGCTTGCCGAACGGCCGGAGAGCGGCTTTGCCATCGTCGGCTACATTGCCATGAGCGAGGCGCCGCCGGTCGTGGAGGAAGCGATCGCCCGCAGCGCGATCCACGATCTCACCCGTTTTGTCGGCAACCTCGGCGTCAGCGAAGTGGTGCTGGCGCTGGAAGAACGGCGCAACGCGCTGCCGCTCAAGGATCTGCTGCGGATCAAGACCACCGGCGTCCACGTCAACGAATTCTCCAGCTTCCTGGAGCGTGAGACCGGGCGGGTCGATCTCGATACCGTCAATCCCAGCTGGCTGATCTTTTCCGACGGGTTCTCATCCGGCCGCATGTTTTCGAGCGCCGCCAAGCGTGTCTTCGACGTCTGTGCCTCGGCGCTCCTGCTGGCTCTGACGGGCCCTGTAATCCTGCTGTTCGCACTGATCGTGAAGATCGACAGCCGCGGCCCGGCATTCTACCGCCAGCCGCGGGTCGGCCTGTTCGGCGAGCCGTTCGACGTCATCAAGCTGCGCTCGATGCGCACCGATGCCGAGGCGAACGGCGCCCAGTGGGCCGAGAAGGACGATCCCCGCGTCACCCGGGTGGGCCGCTTCATCCGCAAGGTGCGGATCGATGAACTGCCGCAGGCCTGGAGCGTGCTCAAGGGCGAGATGAGCTTTGTCGGCCCGCGGCCCGAACGGCCCCAGTTCGTTGCCGATCTCGAAGGGCAGCTGCGCTATTATGCCGAACGGCACATGGTGAAGCCGGGCATCACCGGCTGGGCGCAGATCAACTACCCCTATGGCGCCTCGATCGAGGATTCCCGGCACAAGCTCGAATACGATCTCTACTACGCCAAGAATTACACGCCGTTCCTCGATTTCCTGATCATCCTGCAGACCTTGCGGGTGGTGCTGTGGAGCGAGGGAGCGCGATGA
- the prsK gene encoding XrtA/PEP-CTERM system histidine kinase PrsK, with amino-acid sequence MIDAPAALIWSGLGSVLHLAGTIAVASLAFWLWPRRSRFARAGVPVVCALFVTAIWGVASVASGDVLVRSFAETARNLAWLAAVYALFASDGRHDSLGPIRPVIYALVFVELMHLGTDIGLSRLAFDSRVLEVAFDFTVMFRLLVAVGGLVLVHNLYAGAPRDGRAALRWPATGLAVLWAFDLNLYTVAYLGSKWPVELGALRGIATLVLAACLAIGGARNSDELRLRPSRAVTFQTFSLLVIGGYLVAMVAVAQWLAYVGGDFARIIELAFLTLASAFALVVLPSRRVRGWLKVTTAKHFFQHRYDYREEWLRFTRTIGSGGEQALPLAERVVQAVADVTASPAGLLLTPGDQGDLTLAARWNWRDIEVPAVAYPARALAPFEQNAFIADLDDQRTGFTATGYEVEVPAWLLAEPRAWALVPLVHYERLVGMVVLVRPQLARKFDWEDFDLLRVIGQQLASYLAENASQEALAESSRFEDFHRRIAFVMHDIKNLASQFSLLARNAELHADKPEFRADMLVTLRNSSDKLNALLARLSRYGNGAVDKLEPVPAGEVARTVIERFRGNPQVVLAETIEVMVTANRHSLEQVLLHLLQNALDASQPDSPVFLSLLSDGLNARFEVLDSGCGMSAEFVRNRLFKPFVSTKSGGFGIGAFEARELVRAMRGRLDVESREGLGSRFVVRVPLAAATDFYQTLAAKDQKVA; translated from the coding sequence ATGATCGATGCTCCGGCAGCCCTGATCTGGTCCGGTCTGGGCAGCGTGCTGCATCTGGCCGGCACGATCGCGGTGGCGAGCCTTGCCTTCTGGCTCTGGCCGCGCCGCAGCCGGTTTGCCCGTGCCGGCGTGCCGGTGGTCTGTGCGCTGTTCGTGACGGCGATCTGGGGGGTGGCCTCGGTCGCCAGCGGCGATGTGCTGGTGCGTTCCTTTGCCGAGACCGCGCGCAACCTCGCGTGGCTGGCGGCGGTCTATGCGCTGTTTGCCAGTGACGGGCGCCATGACAGCCTGGGGCCGATCCGGCCGGTGATCTACGCCCTGGTCTTTGTGGAACTGATGCACCTGGGCACCGACATCGGCCTGTCCCGGCTGGCGTTCGATTCGCGGGTGCTGGAAGTCGCGTTCGACTTTACCGTGATGTTCCGCCTGCTGGTCGCGGTAGGCGGACTGGTGTTGGTCCACAATCTCTATGCCGGGGCGCCGCGCGATGGCCGGGCGGCGCTGCGCTGGCCTGCTACCGGACTGGCGGTGCTCTGGGCCTTCGACCTCAATCTTTACACGGTAGCCTACCTCGGCAGCAAATGGCCGGTGGAACTGGGCGCGCTGCGCGGCATCGCCACGCTGGTTCTCGCGGCCTGCCTTGCCATTGGCGGTGCCCGCAACAGCGACGAACTGCGCCTGCGCCCTTCGCGGGCGGTGACGTTCCAGACCTTCTCGCTGCTGGTGATCGGGGGCTATCTTGTCGCCATGGTCGCGGTGGCCCAGTGGCTTGCCTATGTCGGCGGCGACTTCGCGCGTATCATCGAGCTGGCGTTCCTCACCCTGGCGAGTGCCTTTGCGCTTGTGGTGCTGCCCTCGCGGCGGGTGCGCGGCTGGCTCAAGGTGACGACGGCCAAGCACTTCTTCCAGCACCGCTACGATTACCGCGAGGAATGGCTGCGCTTCACCCGCACGATCGGCAGCGGCGGCGAACAGGCCCTGCCGCTGGCCGAGCGGGTCGTTCAGGCGGTGGCGGACGTCACTGCAAGTCCTGCCGGGCTGCTGCTCACCCCGGGCGATCAGGGTGATCTCACGCTCGCCGCGCGCTGGAACTGGCGCGATATCGAGGTCCCGGCGGTTGCCTATCCCGCCCGGGCGCTGGCTCCCTTCGAGCAGAACGCGTTCATCGCCGATCTCGACGATCAGCGCACCGGCTTCACGGCGACCGGTTATGAGGTGGAAGTACCGGCATGGCTGCTGGCCGAGCCGCGCGCCTGGGCGCTGGTGCCGCTGGTTCATTACGAAAGGCTGGTCGGCATGGTCGTGCTCGTCCGGCCGCAACTGGCCCGCAAGTTCGACTGGGAGGACTTTGACCTCCTGCGTGTCATCGGACAGCAGCTCGCCAGCTATCTGGCCGAGAACGCGAGCCAGGAAGCGCTGGCGGAATCGAGCCGGTTCGAGGACTTCCACCGCCGCATCGCCTTCGTGATGCACGACATCAAGAACCTCGCGAGCCAGTTCAGCCTGCTGGCGCGCAATGCCGAACTCCATGCCGACAAGCCCGAGTTCCGGGCCGACATGCTGGTGACGCTGCGCAATTCCTCGGACAAGCTCAATGCCTTGCTGGCGCGCCTGTCGCGCTACGGCAACGGCGCGGTCGATAAGCTGGAGCCGGTGCCCGCCGGAGAGGTCGCCCGCACGGTGATCGAGCGGTTCCGGGGCAATCCGCAAGTGGTTCTGGCGGAAACCATCGAGGTGATGGTGACGGCCAACCGCCATTCGCTTGAACAGGTGTTGCTGCATCTGCTGCAAAATGCGCTGGACGCCAGCCAGCCTGACAGCCCGGTGTTCCTCTCGCTGCTCAGCGATGGGCTGAATGCCCGTTTCGAGGTGCTCGATTCCGGTTGCGGCATGTCCGCCGAATTCGTGCGCAATCGCCTGTTCAAGCCGTTCGTTTCCACCAAGAGCGGTGGTTTCGGCATCGGCGCATTCGAGGCGCGGGAACTGGTGCGGGCGATGCGGGGCCGCCTCGACGTCGAATCGCGCGAAGGGCTGGGTTCGCGCTTTGTGGTGCGGGTGCCGCTGGCTGCCGCCACCGATTTCTACCAGACGCTTGCCGCCAAGGATCAGAAGGTAGCCTGA